The following proteins come from a genomic window of Micavibrio aeruginosavorus EPB:
- a CDS encoding ribose-phosphate pyrophosphokinase produces the protein MKIIAGNSNLPLAQAISEYLEIPLAKATIKRFSDMEAFVEIQENVRGEDVFVVQSTCYPANDNLMELLITIDALRRGSARRITAVIPYFGYARQDRKTGGRTPISAKLVANLITAAGVDRVLTLELHAGQIQGFFDIPLDNLIVGPVFVPEIEKRFAGKESQLVIVSPDVGGVVRARALAKRLNADLAIIDKRREQAGVSEVMNVIGHVEGKICLMVDDIVDSGGTLCNAADALMDQGAVAVQAYVVHGVLSGAAVDRISKSKIERMVITDSIPATDAVKNASNIEQLTVSRLMGEAIRRISNEESISALFI, from the coding sequence ATGAAAATCATCGCAGGGAATTCCAACCTTCCGCTGGCGCAGGCCATTTCCGAGTATCTTGAAATTCCGTTGGCCAAAGCGACGATCAAACGCTTTTCCGATATGGAAGCCTTCGTTGAAATTCAGGAAAACGTCCGGGGCGAAGATGTGTTCGTGGTGCAATCCACATGCTATCCCGCCAACGACAATTTGATGGAATTGCTGATCACGATTGACGCGCTGCGCCGTGGGTCGGCGCGCCGCATCACGGCGGTTATTCCGTATTTCGGCTACGCGCGGCAGGACCGCAAGACGGGTGGCCGCACGCCGATTTCGGCGAAGCTGGTCGCCAATCTGATTACCGCGGCGGGTGTTGACCGGGTTCTGACGCTGGAACTCCACGCCGGGCAGATCCAGGGGTTCTTTGACATCCCGTTGGATAACCTGATCGTCGGTCCGGTGTTTGTGCCGGAAATTGAAAAACGGTTCGCGGGCAAGGAAAGCCAACTGGTCATCGTATCCCCCGACGTGGGTGGGGTGGTCCGGGCGCGGGCGCTGGCCAAGCGGTTGAATGCCGACCTGGCGATTATTGACAAACGCCGGGAACAGGCCGGGGTGTCCGAGGTCATGAACGTCATCGGTCATGTCGAAGGGAAAATCTGCCTGATGGTGGATGATATTGTGGATTCCGGCGGAACATTGTGCAACGCGGCCGATGCCCTGATGGATCAGGGGGCTGTGGCGGTTCAGGCCTATGTCGTCCACGGCGTTCTGTCCGGCGCGGCGGTGGACCGTATTTCCAAGTCCAAAATCGAACGGATGGTCATTACGGACTCGATCCCGGCCACCGATGCGGTCAAAAATGCCAGCAATATTGAGCAGTTAACGGTTTCCCGCCTGATGGGCGAGGCGATCCGCCGGATCAGCAACGAAGAGTCGATTTCGGCCCTGTTTATCTAA
- the proC gene encoding pyrroline-5-carboxylate reductase, giving the protein MSSSPLRNLKPSVALIGCGKMGSALLRGWLSARIVGDVFVLEPAGLPDEFQDEDNVSGYDSAAALREVASEIDVVVLAVKPQIMAQVCPDLKTIMPANTVVLSIAAGQTIGGFENYFGTDRAIVRSMPNTPAAIGEGITVAVTNAKVSAEQKQIANALLRAIGQVEWVEDEKLLDPVTALSGSGPAYLFYLIEVLADAGTKAGLDKDFAMRLARQTMIGSAALAAADPRTPASILRKNVTSPGGTTAAALDVLVKDNRMQSAFDDALAAATARSIELSK; this is encoded by the coding sequence ATGTCATCCAGCCCGCTGCGCAATTTGAAACCGTCTGTCGCCCTGATCGGGTGCGGCAAGATGGGCTCTGCGCTTTTGCGGGGGTGGTTATCGGCCCGGATTGTTGGCGACGTCTTCGTTCTGGAACCCGCCGGGCTGCCCGATGAATTTCAGGATGAAGATAATGTCAGCGGGTACGACAGCGCCGCCGCCCTGCGTGAAGTCGCATCGGAAATTGACGTTGTTGTCCTGGCCGTTAAACCGCAAATCATGGCGCAGGTCTGCCCGGATTTAAAAACCATCATGCCCGCCAACACCGTTGTTTTGTCGATCGCGGCAGGACAAACGATTGGCGGGTTTGAAAATTATTTTGGCACCGACCGCGCCATCGTCCGGTCCATGCCCAACACCCCCGCCGCCATTGGCGAAGGCATTACCGTTGCCGTAACCAACGCAAAGGTCAGCGCGGAACAAAAACAAATCGCCAACGCCCTGCTGCGCGCGATTGGTCAGGTGGAATGGGTTGAGGATGAAAAGTTACTGGACCCCGTCACGGCTTTGTCAGGCAGCGGCCCGGCATACCTATTTTACCTGATCGAAGTTTTGGCTGATGCCGGAACGAAGGCCGGGCTGGATAAAGATTTTGCCATGCGGTTGGCCCGCCAGACGATGATCGGCTCTGCCGCCCTGGCCGCCGCCGATCCGCGCACACCGGCGTCGATTTTGCGCAAAAATGTCACCAGCCCGGGCGGTACGACAGCCGCTGCGCTGGACGTCCTGGTCAAAGACAACCGGATGCAATCAGCATTCGACGACGCCCTCGCCGCCGCAACGGCGCGTAGCATCGAGCTATCCAAATAA
- the tsaB gene encoding tRNA (adenosine(37)-N6)-threonylcarbamoyltransferase complex dimerization subunit type 1 TsaB — MFDLSKPCILAIDTSMAACNVAVFDTASMTGSVRAEPMARGQSEDLVPMINDVLAAADRSYDDVGLIVVTVGPGAFTGVRIALSAARAFGLTLNCPVVGVLSTDALAQTLIARGTVHHDETIMVLMDTKRGDYYTQLFSSDGAPLTEPSVTKRDELSALIGDYSVVVIGDCPQIAATLNGARVDDTVVFADMDHMARVAATRWGNGGAGAFLSPEPVYLRGAEVSQSKKIGRTIAENQ, encoded by the coding sequence TTGTTTGATTTATCCAAACCCTGCATCCTGGCGATTGATACGTCCATGGCAGCCTGTAATGTCGCCGTGTTTGATACGGCGTCAATGACCGGATCTGTGCGGGCGGAACCGATGGCGCGAGGGCAGTCCGAAGATCTGGTCCCCATGATCAATGATGTCCTGGCAGCGGCGGATCGGTCCTATGACGATGTTGGATTGATTGTCGTGACGGTGGGGCCGGGGGCCTTTACCGGGGTGCGGATTGCCTTGTCCGCGGCACGGGCCTTTGGGCTGACGCTTAATTGCCCTGTGGTGGGCGTGTTGAGTACGGATGCGCTGGCGCAAACTTTGATTGCCCGTGGCACCGTGCATCATGATGAAACCATCATGGTGTTGATGGATACAAAACGCGGTGATTATTACACGCAATTATTTTCATCCGATGGCGCGCCGCTGACCGAACCATCTGTGACGAAACGTGATGAATTGTCGGCGTTGATTGGTGATTATTCCGTTGTGGTGATTGGTGATTGCCCGCAAATCGCGGCCACGTTGAACGGCGCGCGTGTTGATGACACTGTGGTCTTTGCGGATATGGATCACATGGCGCGGGTGGCGGCGACGCGTTGGGGCAACGGTGGTGCCGGGGCCTTTTTGTCGCCCGAACCCGTATATTTGCGCGGTGCCGAGGTCAGCCAATCGAAGAAAATCGGCCGAACCATCGCAGAAAATCAGTAA
- a CDS encoding type III secretion system chaperone family protein, whose product MTDHIDFLDEISNPLDSVEDILSGQDWSFNRMNDDELTVTVAARHGTYRMVFLWQEQFSAMQFSCQYNLSIPTDHRGLMANALMDVNADVWLGHFDLPANGTPCFRHTSLFRGQTQTSGADFVGDLMEIAVAECERYYPLFQMMSDTGTMDHSLLKLAAQDTAGEA is encoded by the coding sequence ATGACAGACCATATCGATTTTCTGGATGAGATCAGCAACCCGCTGGACAGCGTGGAAGACATCCTGTCCGGTCAGGACTGGTCCTTCAACCGCATGAATGATGACGAGCTGACCGTAACGGTCGCCGCCCGCCACGGCACATACCGTATGGTTTTCCTGTGGCAGGAACAATTCAGCGCGATGCAGTTTTCTTGCCAATACAACCTGTCCATCCCGACGGACCATCGCGGTTTGATGGCCAACGCCCTGATGGATGTGAATGCCGATGTTTGGCTGGGTCATTTCGACCTGCCCGCCAACGGCACGCCGTGCTTCCGCCATACCAGCCTGTTCCGCGGGCAAACGCAAACATCCGGTGCCGATTTCGTTGGCGACCTGATGGAAATCGCCGTGGCGGAATGCGAACGGTATTACCCGTTGTTCCAGATGATGTCCGATACGGGCACGATGGACCATTCCCTGCTGAAACTGGCGGCGCAAGACACCGCCGGGGAAGCATAA
- a CDS encoding 50S ribosomal protein L25/general stress protein Ctc, protein MSKKFSLTAEKRDGAGKGIARALRRENKIPAVVYGDSKEPVSITLPLKEVTMEYRKGYMFTHLCEIEVAGQKHLTLARDVQLHPVTDQIIHVDFLRVTPKTRIKVDVPVHFINDEESKGLKAGGVLNVVHHEVVLECAATDIPEFVEVDLTNYDLGDVIHMDVVKLPKGATSVLEGDETIATIAVPRAVVEVEDAPVAADAVPASTEKKAAE, encoded by the coding sequence ATGTCGAAGAAATTTTCGCTGACGGCGGAAAAGCGTGATGGGGCAGGTAAGGGGATCGCCCGTGCACTGCGCCGTGAAAACAAAATCCCTGCGGTTGTATACGGTGACAGCAAAGAACCCGTATCCATTACCCTGCCGCTGAAAGAAGTGACCATGGAATACCGCAAGGGTTACATGTTCACGCACTTGTGCGAAATCGAAGTCGCCGGTCAAAAACACCTGACCCTGGCGCGTGACGTACAATTGCACCCGGTAACGGATCAAATCATTCACGTTGATTTCCTGCGCGTGACGCCGAAAACCCGTATCAAGGTTGACGTGCCGGTTCACTTCATCAACGACGAAGAATCCAAAGGCCTGAAAGCTGGCGGCGTTCTGAACGTTGTTCACCATGAAGTTGTTCTGGAATGCGCGGCTACGGACATCCCGGAGTTTGTTGAAGTCGACCTGACCAACTACGATCTGGGCGACGTCATCCACATGGACGTTGTGAAGCTGCCGAAGGGCGCGACCTCCGTTCTGGAAGGCGACGAAACCATTGCAACAATCGCCGTTCCGCGCGCTGTTGTTGAAGTGGAAGACGCTCCGGTTGCGGCTGACGCTGTTCCGGCATCGACCGAGAAAAAGGCCGCCGAATAA
- the lgt gene encoding prolipoprotein diacylglyceryl transferase, whose protein sequence is MAIPFPDIDPIAFSVGPLVVRWYALAYIAGFILGWRYALYLCGLTKDARPNALDIDDFLPWGILGVILGGRVGYVLFYQLPMYIAEPLEILKVWNGGMSFHGGASGAIIAMVIYAMVKKISFLRLADIFCCGVPIGLFFGRLANFVNGELFGRTTDVAWGVVFPHGGPMPRHPSQIYEALLEGALLFVVLYLFARDDAIRNRPGIIAGTFLIGYGVSRVIIEFFREPDVQIGYIMNIFTMGQVLCVPMILAGAYVVWYALRRGLRNG, encoded by the coding sequence ATGGCCATTCCATTTCCTGATATTGACCCGATTGCATTTTCCGTCGGACCGCTGGTGGTGCGGTGGTATGCGCTGGCCTATATCGCCGGGTTTATTCTGGGGTGGCGGTATGCGTTGTATCTGTGCGGCCTGACCAAGGATGCGCGGCCGAATGCGCTGGATATTGATGACTTCCTGCCGTGGGGCATTCTGGGCGTTATTCTGGGTGGGCGTGTTGGTTATGTGCTGTTTTACCAATTGCCGATGTATATCGCCGAGCCGCTGGAGATTTTGAAGGTTTGGAACGGCGGTATGTCGTTCCATGGCGGGGCGTCGGGGGCGATTATTGCCATGGTGATTTATGCCATGGTGAAGAAAATTTCTTTCCTGCGTCTGGCGGATATTTTCTGCTGTGGTGTTCCCATCGGTCTGTTTTTTGGCCGTCTGGCCAATTTCGTCAATGGTGAATTGTTTGGCCGCACGACGGATGTGGCGTGGGGCGTTGTGTTCCCGCACGGTGGTCCAATGCCGCGCCACCCCAGCCAGATTTACGAAGCCCTGCTGGAAGGTGCGTTGCTGTTCGTTGTCCTGTATCTGTTTGCGCGGGATGATGCCATTCGCAATCGTCCGGGGATTATCGCCGGAACATTCCTGATCGGGTACGGCGTGTCGCGTGTGATCATCGAATTCTTCCGCGAACCGGATGTGCAAATCGGCTATATCATGAACATCTTCACGATGGGGCAGGTGTTGTGCGTGCCGATGATTTTGGCCGGTGCCTATGTCGTTTGGTATGCCCTGCGCCGGGGGTTACGCAATGGCTGA
- a CDS encoding malonic semialdehyde reductase, producing the protein MTKADSRILDDRALDILFREARSYNGWKDEPVSDVLLHALFDLLKMGPTSANSSPARFVFVKTDEAKERLKPCLDAGNVKKTMTAPVTVLIAHDRKFHDHLPRLFPHTDARSWFAGNDAKIESTARRNGTLQGAYLIMAARALGLDCGPMSGFDADKVKAEFFADQDVEVNFICALGYGDPASIFGRSPRFDFDDVCKIV; encoded by the coding sequence ATGACAAAGGCCGATTCCCGTATCCTGGATGACCGGGCTCTGGACATCCTGTTCCGCGAGGCGCGGTCTTATAACGGGTGGAAAGATGAGCCGGTTTCCGATGTGTTGCTGCACGCGCTGTTCGACTTGCTGAAAATGGGGCCGACGAGTGCGAACTCATCCCCTGCACGGTTTGTCTTTGTTAAGACAGACGAGGCCAAGGAACGGCTGAAGCCATGTCTGGATGCGGGCAACGTGAAAAAGACCATGACGGCCCCGGTAACGGTTTTGATCGCGCATGATCGCAAATTCCATGACCATCTGCCACGCCTGTTTCCGCACACGGATGCGCGCAGCTGGTTTGCGGGTAATGATGCAAAAATTGAAAGCACAGCGCGCCGGAACGGCACGTTGCAGGGTGCTTATTTGATCATGGCGGCACGGGCTTTGGGGTTGGATTGCGGACCGATGTCCGGGTTTGATGCTGATAAGGTCAAGGCCGAATTTTTCGCGGATCAGGATGTCGAGGTGAATTTCATTTGTGCCCTGGGTTATGGCGATCCGGCCAGCATTTTCGGGCGTTCTCCGCGTTTTGATTTTGACGATGTGTGCAAGATTGTTTGA
- the rfaD gene encoding ADP-glyceromanno-heptose 6-epimerase: MIIVTGGAGFIGSNLVAALEDRGITNLVVCDTLGSDDKWRNISKRELRDVVHPDHLMDYLNAHAGEVQAIFHMGAISATTERDADAITKNNFTATRLLWKWCAAHNVRLIYASSAATYGDGDAGFVDNDAPEFLAKLRPLNPYGWSKHLFDRRTARIVRDGSEPVPPQWAGLKFFNVYGPNEYHKGEQMSVVCKLYPQVMAGASARLFKSANPNYGDGGQIRDFIYVDDCVSVMMWLYDNPGVNGLFNVGTGQARSFKDLAEAVFAAADKKPKIHYIDMPQELQAKYQYYTQADMTKLRAAGYDKPFTALEEGVRRYVQDFMSKSDQYR; encoded by the coding sequence ATGATTATTGTCACGGGCGGAGCCGGGTTTATCGGGTCCAATCTTGTCGCCGCATTGGAAGATCGCGGCATCACCAATCTGGTCGTCTGCGACACGCTGGGCAGTGATGATAAATGGCGCAATATTTCCAAACGGGAATTGCGCGACGTTGTGCATCCCGACCATCTGATGGATTACCTGAATGCCCATGCCGGTGAGGTGCAGGCGATTTTCCACATGGGTGCGATTTCCGCGACCACGGAACGCGACGCCGATGCCATTACCAAGAATAATTTTACGGCGACGCGCCTGCTGTGGAAATGGTGTGCGGCCCATAACGTGCGCTTGATTTACGCCTCGTCCGCGGCGACCTACGGCGATGGCGATGCCGGGTTTGTCGACAATGACGCACCGGAATTTCTGGCCAAATTGCGCCCGCTGAACCCGTATGGCTGGTCGAAGCATTTGTTTGACCGCCGTACCGCGCGGATCGTGCGGGATGGCAGTGAACCGGTCCCGCCGCAATGGGCCGGGCTGAAGTTCTTCAACGTCTATGGTCCGAACGAATATCACAAGGGCGAACAGATGAGCGTTGTGTGCAAATTGTACCCGCAGGTGATGGCGGGCGCGTCGGCCCGTTTGTTCAAATCCGCCAATCCGAACTACGGTGACGGCGGCCAGATTCGCGATTTCATCTATGTTGATGATTGCGTGTCGGTGATGATGTGGCTGTATGACAATCCGGGTGTAAACGGCTTGTTCAACGTCGGTACGGGGCAGGCCCGCAGTTTCAAGGACCTGGCCGAAGCCGTCTTTGCAGCCGCCGATAAAAAACCGAAGATTCACTATATCGACATGCCGCAGGAATTGCAGGCCAAGTACCAGTATTATACGCAAGCCGACATGACCAAATTGCGTGCTGCTGGATACGATAAACCCTTCACCGCTTTGGAAGAAGGCGTGCGCCGTTACGTGCAGGATTTCATGTCAAAATCTGATCAGTATCGCTAA
- the pgeF gene encoding peptidoglycan editing factor PgeF produces MTTIDVPCYSDGNFISPMITNIAHGFFGRRGGVSKGIYTALNCGLGTQDDADAVAENRKRVADVLGAAPDHLISMKQVHSATCLYVDKPWAVETRPDADGFVTDVPGLALGVLTADCGPVLFYGEKSSGAPVIGAAHAGWGGALNGVLESTVREMARHGAALDGIHASIGPCIGPASYEVKMDFIGNFLNQDPENERFFKPGRGDDSYYFDLPGYIAWRLAMAGVRHVSIGGQDTYAADHDWFSYRRATHRKEADYGRQISAIMIRN; encoded by the coding sequence ATGACCACAATCGATGTTCCGTGCTACAGTGATGGAAATTTCATTTCCCCGATGATCACCAATATCGCCCATGGGTTTTTCGGGCGGCGTGGCGGGGTCAGCAAGGGGATTTATACCGCGCTGAATTGCGGTTTGGGCACACAGGACGATGCCGATGCGGTTGCGGAAAACCGTAAACGTGTGGCTGATGTTCTGGGTGCGGCCCCCGATCATTTGATCAGCATGAAACAGGTACACAGCGCGACATGCTTGTATGTCGATAAACCATGGGCTGTTGAAACACGTCCCGATGCGGATGGGTTTGTGACCGATGTGCCGGGGCTGGCTCTGGGCGTTCTGACGGCGGATTGCGGGCCGGTCTTGTTCTATGGCGAAAAATCCAGCGGTGCGCCTGTGATTGGTGCGGCCCATGCCGGATGGGGCGGGGCGCTGAATGGTGTTCTGGAATCCACCGTGCGTGAAATGGCGCGCCATGGCGCGGCGCTGGATGGCATTCACGCCAGCATCGGCCCGTGCATTGGTCCGGCGTCTTATGAAGTGAAGATGGATTTCATCGGGAATTTCCTGAATCAAGACCCGGAGAATGAGCGGTTTTTTAAGCCCGGGCGGGGTGATGATAGTTATTACTTCGATTTGCCGGGCTATATCGCATGGCGATTGGCCATGGCCGGGGTACGCCATGTGTCGATTGGCGGGCAGGATACGTACGCCGCCGACCATGATTGGTTCAGCTATCGCCGCGCAACGCACCGCAAAGAGGCCGATTATGGAAGGCAGATTTCTGCGATTATGATCCGCAATTAA
- the pth gene encoding aminoacyl-tRNA hydrolase: protein MQQSPFRALLLKWKTLRLRLTLFRHRPRKRPPNNLFRTGAVVSRITRFLGVCSRGIRRRFSIQPPRNEDDRTNSMWLLVGLGNPGQKYADNRHNIGFMAIDAIARAHGFPEFRTKFQGLMAEGRIGGEKVALLKPQTYMNESGMAVGAAAKFFKVTPNRIVVFHDELDLAASKLRIKVGGGHAGHNGLRSIDSHLGRADYMRVRLGIGHPGDKDRVHGHVLGDFSKDEQKWVDAMMSSIPDHVGLILSGKENDFMSKVASDLQPPKEQSV from the coding sequence TTGCAACAATCGCCGTTCCGCGCGCTGTTGTTGAAGTGGAAGACGCTCCGGTTGCGGCTGACGCTGTTCCGGCATCGACCGAGAAAAAGGCCGCCGAATAATCTTTTTCGGACCGGCGCCGTGGTTTCGCGCATTACCCGTTTTTTGGGTGTTTGTTCGCGGGGCATACGGCGCCGGTTTTCTATTCAACCACCGCGTAATGAAGACGACCGGACGAATTCCATGTGGCTTTTGGTTGGCCTGGGTAATCCCGGCCAGAAATATGCCGATAACCGGCACAATATTGGGTTTATGGCGATTGATGCCATTGCTCGCGCGCATGGTTTTCCCGAATTTCGAACAAAATTCCAAGGGTTGATGGCAGAGGGCCGTATTGGCGGCGAAAAGGTCGCCTTGCTCAAGCCGCAAACCTATATGAATGAATCGGGAATGGCTGTCGGCGCCGCGGCCAAGTTTTTTAAGGTGACACCAAATCGGATTGTCGTGTTTCATGATGAACTGGATTTGGCGGCATCAAAATTGCGGATCAAGGTGGGGGGCGGTCACGCCGGGCACAATGGTTTGCGATCAATTGATTCCCATCTAGGGCGTGCTGATTATATGCGCGTGCGGCTGGGGATTGGTCATCCGGGGGACAAGGATCGCGTTCACGGCCATGTGCTGGGCGATTTTTCCAAGGATGAACAGAAATGGGTCGATGCGATGATGTCATCCATTCCCGATCATGTGGGCTTGATCCTGTCGGGTAAAGAGAATGATTTTATGAGCAAGGTCGCGAGCGATCTTCAACCGCCTAAAGAGCAAAGCGTGTAA
- a CDS encoding class I SAM-dependent methyltransferase has protein sequence MAETLTDILIRHIRDNGPISVSHFMGLALGHPQYGYYMNRDPFGRLGDFVTAPEISQLFGEMIGVWMADLWLRMGAPDPFLLVEAGPGRGTLMADLLRATRKVDGFHAAMQIHLIETSPALRTLQTHALAGFTPHWHDSIDTLPDDAPILFVANEFLDALPIIQLMHGDKGWAERVIGLSDEGQLTFGLAPADPSLSASVPDNLDPKDGHGIYEVSPVRSGFTALLAERIERQGGAALFIDYGHSHHGMGDTLQAMRAHKFVGVFDDVGTADITSHVDFESVAEAAIHHGASVYGPVEQWQFLEDMGIRMRAAHLINNATDEKLADSVRDGLERLISPDQMGALFKVLALCHDAAPIPSGFGEDSTP, from the coding sequence ATGGCTGAAACCCTGACCGATATTCTGATCCGCCATATCCGTGACAACGGACCGATCAGCGTATCGCATTTTATGGGTTTGGCCTTGGGGCATCCGCAATACGGTTATTACATGAACCGCGACCCGTTTGGGCGGTTGGGTGATTTCGTCACCGCGCCCGAAATTTCCCAATTGTTCGGTGAAATGATTGGGGTGTGGATGGCGGATTTGTGGTTGCGCATGGGCGCGCCAGATCCCTTCCTGCTGGTGGAAGCCGGGCCGGGGCGCGGAACGTTGATGGCCGATCTGTTGCGGGCCACGCGCAAGGTGGATGGGTTCCACGCGGCCATGCAAATCCACCTGATTGAAACCAGCCCGGCTTTGCGCACTCTTCAAACACATGCTTTGGCCGGGTTCACACCGCATTGGCACGATTCAATTGATACGCTGCCTGATGACGCGCCGATTTTGTTTGTGGCGAACGAATTTCTGGATGCGTTGCCCATCATACAATTGATGCATGGTGATAAGGGATGGGCGGAACGCGTGATCGGCCTGTCGGATGAAGGGCAATTGACGTTTGGTCTGGCGCCAGCCGATCCGTCTTTGAGCGCGTCTGTTCCTGACAATCTCGACCCCAAAGATGGACACGGCATTTATGAAGTGTCGCCTGTACGATCCGGTTTCACGGCTTTGCTCGCCGAACGGATTGAACGTCAGGGCGGGGCGGCCTTGTTCATCGATTACGGCCATAGCCACCACGGCATGGGCGATACGTTACAGGCGATGCGCGCGCATAAATTCGTGGGTGTCTTCGATGATGTTGGCACGGCCGACATCACCAGCCATGTTGATTTTGAATCTGTCGCAGAAGCCGCCATCCATCATGGGGCCAGCGTTTATGGCCCGGTTGAGCAATGGCAATTTTTGGAAGATATGGGCATTCGCATGCGGGCGGCGCATTTGATCAATAATGCCACAGATGAAAAACTGGCCGATTCTGTGCGCGATGGGTTGGAACGTTTGATATCGCCCGATCAAATGGGGGCGTTGTTCAAGGTTTTGGCCCTGTGTCACGACGCGGCCCCAATACCATCAGGATTTGGAGAGGATAGTACGCCATGA
- a CDS encoding accessory factor UbiK family protein, whose product MTMKPDPRILDDIARVAGGAVNIFSGLHQQIHDDIRARIEDMAAKLDLVPRDDFDRLAGAVDKLRKRVDELEAALSVAEGKKATKAPAKKPAAKATKAKTTKKKK is encoded by the coding sequence ATGACCATGAAACCCGATCCACGGATTTTGGATGATATCGCCCGCGTTGCAGGCGGTGCCGTCAATATTTTCAGCGGACTGCACCAGCAGATCCATGACGATATCCGCGCCCGGATTGAGGATATGGCGGCAAAGCTGGACCTGGTCCCCCGCGACGATTTCGATCGCCTGGCCGGGGCCGTTGATAAATTGCGCAAGCGCGTGGACGAGCTGGAAGCCGCTTTGAGCGTGGCCGAGGGCAAAAAGGCCACAAAGGCCCCCGCTAAAAAACCAGCGGCCAAAGCAACAAAAGCCAAAACGACCAAGAAAAAGAAGTAA
- a CDS encoding MucR family transcriptional regulator, whose protein sequence is MTTNKDQHQDLLALTTEIVAAHLSNNQVGTDEIPMLIQKVYKTLSNVNGDAPVMSERPQPAVPIKRSVTPEYIVCLEDGKKLKMLKRHLKTAYNMSPEEYRERWGLPADYPMVAPSYARQRSKLAKDIGLGTRGRK, encoded by the coding sequence ATGACCACCAACAAAGACCAGCATCAGGATCTTCTGGCTCTGACCACGGAAATCGTTGCGGCGCATTTGTCGAATAATCAGGTGGGCACCGATGAAATCCCGATGCTGATTCAAAAGGTGTACAAGACCCTGTCAAACGTCAACGGCGACGCCCCGGTGATGAGCGAACGTCCGCAACCCGCGGTGCCAATCAAGCGGTCTGTCACGCCGGAATACATCGTCTGTCTGGAAGACGGTAAAAAATTGAAAATGCTGAAACGGCATTTGAAGACGGCGTATAACATGTCGCCGGAAGAATACCGCGAACGCTGGGGTCTGCCCGCCGATTACCCGATGGTTGCGCCGAGTTATGCGCGCCAACGCAGCAAGCTGGCCAAGGACATTGGTCTGGGCACGCGCGGGCGGAAATAA